Proteins from a single region of Nocardiopsis dassonvillei subsp. dassonvillei DSM 43111:
- a CDS encoding RibD family protein yields MDRPYTILSCAMSVDGRIDDTGPERLRLSNEADFAEIDELRAECDAILVGAGTLRADNPGLLVRSPLLRERRRERGRTAHLLKALVTRSGEFDPAARFFSTGDAGAVVYTGGAGVDTARRALADRPAADPPAEVVDAGDPPTVRAVLADLADRGVGRLLVEGGGHIHTLFLTSGLVDELRLAVAPFLVGQEDAPRFVVPGAFPQTPDAPMRLVEARALGDVAVLRYRLDRGARA; encoded by the coding sequence ATGGACCGCCCGTACACCATCCTCAGCTGCGCCATGTCGGTCGACGGACGCATCGACGACACCGGGCCCGAGCGGCTGCGCCTGTCCAACGAGGCCGACTTCGCCGAGATCGACGAACTACGGGCGGAGTGCGACGCCATCCTCGTCGGCGCGGGCACCCTGCGCGCCGACAACCCCGGGCTGTTGGTGCGCTCCCCGCTGCTGCGCGAACGCCGCCGGGAGCGCGGGCGCACCGCGCACCTGCTCAAGGCCCTGGTCACCCGCAGCGGCGAGTTCGACCCCGCGGCCCGCTTCTTCTCCACCGGGGACGCGGGAGCCGTCGTCTACACCGGCGGGGCGGGCGTGGACACCGCCCGGCGCGCGCTGGCCGACCGGCCCGCCGCGGACCCGCCCGCCGAGGTCGTGGACGCCGGGGACCCGCCCACCGTCCGGGCCGTGCTGGCCGACCTGGCCGACCGGGGCGTCGGCCGCCTGCTGGTCGAGGGCGGCGGGCACATCCACACGCTCTTCCTCACCTCGGGGCTGGTCGACGAGCTCCGGTTGGCGGTGGCCCCCTTCCTGGTGGGGCAGGAGGACGCCCCGCGCTTCGTCGTGCCCGGCGCCTTCCCGCAGACCCCCGACGCGCCGATGCGGCTGGTGGAGGCCAGGGCGCTGGGCGACGTGGCGGTCCTGCGCTACCGGCTGGACCGGGGAGCGCGCGCGTGA